Genomic segment of Gemmatimonas sp.:
CTCCACCTACGGCTCCGCCACCATGCTGGGCGACGGAAGGAGAAGCGAGCACGACGAGCGATACGAGGGCAGCGACGAGGGGGCGCATCATAAACGGCTCCGGACGAGTGGGCGCATAGAGTTCACAAACGGAGAGTAGCCTCCCGCGTGCGGGTGGAATGGGTCCCATCGCCGAATGGTCGAACGGGGCCGACGAACGGCGCCACAACACCCCGCCGTGATCGCATTGTTCGATCATGCCACCCACCCCCAATACGTCCACTGTCGCATCCCCGCTCATCGTCTTTCGCGGTGTGAGCAAGCAGTATCCCAGCGCGGCGGGCGCCTTCACGGCGCTGGTCGAGGTCGATCTGGAGATCGGCCGTGGCGAGTTCGTCGCCGTCGTTGGCGACTCGGGGAGCGGAAAATCCACGCTGCTCTCGCTCGTTGCCGGCATTGACCGCCCGAGTGCGGGCGAGGTGATCGTGAACGGCACGTCGGTGCACGCGTTGAGCGAGTCCGCCATGTCGGCGTGGCGCGGCGGAGCGGTGGGCATCGTGTTTCAGTTCTTCCAGCTGTTGCCGAGCCTTTCGGTGGCCGAGAACGTCATGCTCCCCATGGACTTCTGCGATCGATGGCCCGCGCGGGAACGGCGCGCCCGCGCGATGGCACTACTCGATGCCGTTGGCGTGGCCGATCAGGCTGACAAGTTGCCCTCTCGGCTCTCGGGTGGACAGCAGCAGCGCGTGGCTATCGCGCGAGCGCTCGCCAACGATCCGCCACTGCTGTTGGCCGACGAACCAACCGGCAATCTCGACTCGCGCACCTCGGATGCGGTCCTCGCGCTGTTCTCCGGCATCGTGGCCGACGGCCGCACGGTGGTGCTGGTCACCCATGCACCGAGTGCGATGGCACATGCGCATCGTGCGATCACGATCGCCGACGGCCGCGTCGTGCACGATACCGCGAGCGCACTCCGTGCTTAGTCCACGTTGGCGCAAAGCGCTGGGCGATCTTCGGCAACATGGCGGACGCACCGCGCTGGTGGTCGTGGCGATCGCCACCGGACTCGCCGCTGCCGGCACGATCCTGAACGCGTGGGCGCTGGTGCAGGTCGCAACCAAAGACGGGTATCTGGCCAGCGACCCTGCGGCGGCCACGATCCGTGTCGACGCGGTGGACGACGCGATGCTATCGCTCGCGCGCGCCGTCCCCGGTGTTCGCGACGTGCAGGCGCGACGCACGACCATGGCCCGCGCGCAGGTGGCCGGTGCGACGGTGACGGCGATGCTGTTCACGGTGGACCCACGTGAAGCGGTACGCATTGGTGCGGTCACATGGGAGAGCGGTGCACCCCCAACCGATGGCACGCTCACGGTCGAACGTTCATCGCTCGACTTCTCCGGTGCCGTCGTTGGCGAAGAGGTCATGCTCAGCGTCGGTGATGCGCCGCCGGCCGCCGCAACTGTGCGCGCCGTGGCGCGCGACGTTGGCCTCGCCCCCGGCTGGATGGAGCACGTGCTGTATGGGTTTGTCTCACCGGCAACGCTCACCCAACTCGGGGCAC
This window contains:
- a CDS encoding ABC transporter ATP-binding protein, which translates into the protein MPPTPNTSTVASPLIVFRGVSKQYPSAAGAFTALVEVDLEIGRGEFVAVVGDSGSGKSTLLSLVAGIDRPSAGEVIVNGTSVHALSESAMSAWRGGAVGIVFQFFQLLPSLSVAENVMLPMDFCDRWPARERRARAMALLDAVGVADQADKLPSRLSGGQQQRVAIARALANDPPLLLADEPTGNLDSRTSDAVLALFSGIVADGRTVVLVTHAPSAMAHAHRAITIADGRVVHDTASALRA